The genomic stretch TGTAAGGCGTTAACATGACTTTGGTTGAGGGTTTGTGCTTTGGAGTAAGTATGCTCCACATTCtcatgatttatgttttttcctcCTCGCATCCAGATTCTCcagtttgatgacatcatgtgtAATCCAGGTTACAGGGAGCATTTCAGAGTTTACATGGAGAGAGTCGATAAGAGGGCTCTGATAAGCTTCTGGGAACTGGTGGAAACCCTGAAAACTGCCAACAAGGTGACCTGCACACATTCCAGACACAGCTGCTAATGTATGGTGTTATGGGAATAGTAGTATAGTAATCAGTGACGATGATGTTTTCCTACTTCAGAAGTAGTGTGCGGTACCTTAGCTGAACCTGGACCTGGACCacaagttttaaaaatattgatactgGTTTTCCTTTACAATTTTGTActgctgcacacacaaaaaagtacacaagtaaATGCTTATTtctttgttaatgtgtgtttgacagaatGAGGTGCCCCAAATCGTTGGGGAAATCTACCAGAAGTTCTTTGTAGAGAGCAGAGAGATTCCGGTGGAAAAGTTTCTCCTCAAGGAGATCCAACAGAGTCTGGTGGGGAACAGAGGAACACAAGTCTTTGTTAGATTACAGGAACAGGTAACTGCTGCTTTTGCTTCTAACTGTAAGTGACTGTAACCAGAGGGGAGAATGTCTTGCTCAGAAATGTCAAAAGAACTAGTGGGAACAGAGGTGCTAAATAGAGACAAGGGACTTTCCTTATTAAAGGTCATCAGAGGTGCAAGTAATAACCGTATAATTATGATCCACAGTTTCAAGATGTTCTACAATGACAGTAAGACTGTGGCTGTCGTACATTTTCTAGGTGGCTGAGACGATGAGAGAGCGTTACTACCCCTCCTTCCTTGTTTCGGATCTCTACGATAGGCTGATCAGACGAGACGAGCAgcacagccaatcacagtgtaGCActgaggaaaaggaggaaggggTCAGACACACTCTTCTGAATGTTCCTGTGTTTGAACACTccaatatgtcatttttattcacctctttttgtatgtttgtaaaaGTCTGCAATCGCATATCtttctaaatatttatttgatatttctcTGTGTAGTGTCAGGGTCTAGACGCAGGAGAGGAGGTGTGTGATGAGGGCAGTAAAGGAATCAATGAGCAGGCCAGCTACGCTGCGACTAAACTCCGCCAACTCTATGACAAACTGGAGTACAAGCGACAGGCCCTGGGCTCCATCCAGAACGCACCCAAACCAGACAAAAAGGTAACAAATACAAgcaaatgtgacaaaacagaacagagcagaacacAAGATCAAAATGAGTTAATGTATACATCCAGATTCTTCAGCATGGTGCCTTGTCCGCAGTGTCAGGACGTACTCAGTAGTTGAAGtggaatgtaaaaaaaatcccctaAAAAAAAGCCAATTACAACACATCTGATTTGTAGCTGCTCTTCTACATTTGTTTATCTTTTCTTATGACTAACATGAAGAAAATCCAACACACTCCACACAAGTTTCTGATAAGTTCTAAAAGCAAAATTTTAACTGAAACCCACCCTACATTGTTATTCATCTTAATGTAATTTCTTCATTTAACTGTGGTTTACTTACATGCCTGTTTAACTCTGAGTCTTGTGTGCGTTTGTAGATAGTGAGCAAACTAAAGGAAGAGATAGGAGCCATGGAGAGAGAACACAGTGAACTCCAGCAACATATCACCAGGACTGACTGGTGGTGTGAAAACCTGGGGCACTGGAGGgctactattactactgctgAGGTAATGTTTTATAACTGTAATTTcgttaatcatttaaaaacagcagacagCTCTTTCTACGAATGCTGAAGCATAGCTCACCATAACTAACTGGCTGATTTCCAGTGGAGAACCAGGGGCACTGGAGTGATCTGATGACCCTTTTTTCCACTTGGCATCAACATGCTTTTAGGTGGATCAGACTGTAATCAgatagagcagaaaaaaaagatgagatttGATTTTAAGATGCAGTCATCTAACCTATTTACAGATGTGTGCAGGGATGCATTTGACCTCATTAACAGCAAAACATAGTGTGCCTCAAGTCCACACATAACTGAAACAAGCAAGCAAATCAGACACGAGTCATGCAgctcagttaaaaaaaatactaacatATATAGTACTTCTCCTCAGATAATTAATGAATGTGCAGGACACTGGTTGTTTACTGTTTCTGCTGAGGTAATTAACTTTCCCACCATCATGTGTCTGTCTTGCTATAGTAACTAATTAGTCAATGATTTCATGGCGCCTAGAAAAGTGCATTAGCACTGAATAAAGTACAGCGACACATGCAAACTCACAGCTTAATAGAGTATCATGTAACCGGAAAGTCTCATGACGTCTCTCAAGTCAGTGCAAGTTGTGAAAAAAGGGAACAGATGAATGTAAATTCAATACTACATAACTTTAACCTTGTTACACCTGATGTAGCAGGCATGGCTGTCAGTAAATCTGCTGTATGAggctattgtttgtttgttaaactgtgcgtgcgtgtgtgtgtgtgtgtgtgtatttcaggcCACAGAAGAAGGTGGTGAGACTGTAGCTTGTTACAGTGTGAGTGTTAGCCTGGtagaaggagaggagacagtCAACAGTCGCTGGAGCGTCCAGAGGAAACTCACTGAATTCCAGATGTTACACCGCAAACTCACTGAggtaacgtgtgtgtgtacggATATGTTTTCTTATACTGCATTAGCACTAGTTGAGAAATGTCTTAACTGTTGCTGTGCTGTTCTACTGTTTCACCCCGCCTCCACATCAGAGCGATTTGTTTGTCACTGCAGCATCGGGGAAGAAACTCCTTATACAGCACTGCAGTAGAAAGAGGAAATGTCACAGTCCCTATTGATTTGATGATGGATGTATTGCAGGTTACACAGAGCCTGAGTCTGTTTGAAGCATTTCCAGTCCTCTTTTGTGATTAAATGAATTCACTGTATCACCATAAAGTGGGTTTAGATTAAATCAGATGGCAGTGAGATCTGGAGAGATGCCTGGAAATCTTTAagtcatttaaatatatattctatatttgtTGATGTGCTATACTATATTATCTAGAATGAAGGAAATCATATGGAAATGTATTCTTGTTACTGTGAAATCACATTtcaatctctgtctgtctcagtgttTTCCATCGTTGAAGAAACTCCAGTTACCATCACTCAGTAAACTTCCCTTCAAATCCATTGACCAGAAGTTCTTAGACAAGAGCAAAACACAGCTCAATACCTTCCTACaggtaaacatactgtaaaactACACCTGACAGGACATCTGATTACTATTACTACTCACTTGACAAGAGTGTAACTCAATGTTCTGCTGTAATAGTTAGACTTACTAGTGCTTCTCTGTATATTTATAAGTAAACCCTTGGTCATTTTAGTCCGATGAAGAGCAGCAGTGCTTGACACATCACTTTGGTGCAATAAATTATAAGTGTGCATTGGAGCCCTGCAGTTTTTTTCGACATTTGCTCATTTTTAGCCCAGCACCTGCCCTCTTCGGTTttgatgtgtgtgcatactCTGATCTTTAATTTTAACATAAAGCCACAGAAATTGAATTTAAGTAGagcagtgattcccaaccaggGGTACTTCTTCTGCAGTTGTTGGGAAATACAGGGGATGAAAATAGAAATTACGATTTTAAAAATTTTACCCACATTTGGAGTTAGATTTTCAATAGATAGGTAAAAGtaactaaacaaataaacagattgtTGGCTTATGGATTAATGGTTGAAATAGTTATCTAAAACTAATAGATAATGGTTAACATGGATAGCTAAAAGTAATAGATATTTGGTATAAATATTGAGTTAAAGGTAATGGATGAATGTTTACACAGATGATAATAAAGGATAAACAGTATGGTTCAAATGTCCAGCTGCTGCCACTCCAAGTAGTAGAAATACAAATGCAAGCTTGATCAGACAGACTTAAACTCTCATTTGTATGAAAATGTTATTGTAACAATATTCACTTTTGTATAATCAACAGTGGTAAATtacattcaatttaaaatttgttcaaataaacacatatagAGCATGATGGGTGGTGAAGATGAACAGATAGTTGTGTCGATCAGACAGGGCTGTGtacatcagacaaaaaaagggTGGGAGCCACTGCAATAGAAAACACCCAGATCAATGCTCACTCTGCTTCTTCCTGCCTCATAATCTCAGCTAAACAATGTTGATGATGActtcagctctgtgtgtgtgtgtgtgttggtagcGTCTGCTGACAGATGAGCGTTTGTGCCAGTCAGAGGTTCTCTACGCATTCCTCAGCCCGTCACCAGAACACCTCAAGGTAACTCATTTTTCATACCTGcatttcaaatattaatatattattgtcATAATGTCATACAAACATGTATAATTTAGAATAAaacttcctccttcctcctcagAGCTACTACATATGAGTTCTTGTATATACGTGACATTGAACAACCGCAATGACGAGCTTTGTTTTGAGAGTTGAGGCTTTGAAATTCCTCCCAGTAGACTGAGTGATTAAGAACACCTACATGTAAAGTAGCAGCTAcaggaaacagtgaaacatgtatGCAGTCAGTCTcctgttcattatttattgagCAGCTTTAAACTCAAAACATGATGTCGCATTAAAATATTGAGTATTTGTTCTCTTGCAAACTCTCCTGACAAATAGCTTTTCTACTGCATCGACCAACAGATGCACCCTTTTACTGTCACTTAAGCCGGAAATTACAAACCAGTGAATTTCATGACGCGGCTGTAATGAATGACACCAGATACGACCAATAAAATATTAGATTATAGCTGCGACTGACATTAGCTAATTATTTTATCCGTTCCATTGTATATTTTCATAGTTCTGTGCAACTTCAATGATAGAACAAAGTACACTGACGGAGTTTGGTTCCCACAAGGTCTTGTATAATTGAACGATATTTACAGATGCACAGGAAAAAGACATTAGTCACACCAGCAGATATACATTGATAATAGTATCAGTAGAGTGTTGGTATACTGATGTGGTGTAGACCTTCCTGAAAGTTATATTTGTCCAGATAAGGTTGTCTGGTGTATTAGAGAGCTGGTATGATTCAGTATATTGTACAGTGATGATATCTTGTTCAATGTTTGAAGGTGATGTCCATTCAGAAGAaatcatctttctctctggccTCCTTCCTGGAAAGGCTACCTGGAGACTTCTTCTCCCATACTGAGGTACGAACGCAAGCATGCCTGATAAAGCAACAGTAAATATAGCACCCTAGCTGTCGTGCACCCTAATTTGAATGATGTGTGCCTTGCGTAATCGGTGCTTTTAGGAGGAGGCTGATGATGACAGTGACTTGTCAGATTACGGTGATGAGGCAGACGGGAGGAGAGATGCCCTGGCTGAACCCTGCTTCATGCTCATAGGAGAGATCTTTGAACTCAGAGGAAGTGAGCAGAGCACTGTTCTCCTTTTAATCACAGttgcattttccatttttatatcGGTATACAAATAAAAACGTCATACATGAAAGAGTTAGAGATCTATATTAAGAAACTAGGAATCTATCTCTGTGGAAAACTCGGCTCAGTCATCATGAATTCTAACTGCATCTGAGTGACTTTATCTGATCAgtttcttgtctgtctgtctacctgctCAGTGTTTAAGTGGGTGAGGAAGACTCTTATTGCACTAGTTCAGGTGACATTTGGACGCACTATCAACAAGTAAGTACTAGGAAGTTGGCATTTTGATTAACTATGATGAACTGtttgtttaaataataataacacacatAATTTATTCTAATTCATTTGAATGCAACTCAAGTAGTGTAATAATAACATGTTGTAggattgacttccattcattaaTGGTGCCTGTGCTACAGTATCTGAGCTAATAAATAAAGCTAATAAGTGACTTCAGGTTTATTGTTAAAAGGCAACTAACAACTAGTAACTATGTGATCACttgtacttactgtatgtttcttaTGTTTCTCTGAGATCACCTATGAGGCTAACATCTTCTGTGCTTTCTTCTAGACAAATCCGGGACACGGTGAACTGGATCTTCTGTGAACAGATGTTGGTGTGTTACATAAGTGTGTTCAGGGACAACTTCTGGCCCAACGGGAAGTTGGCACCACATGTCAAGGTCCGAACTGACACTGAACGCAGTGAAACTAAAGAACGGGCTCAACAGAAACTACTTGACAATATCCCAGGTAGCAACTGAACCAAATGTAAACATGACCTGTACCTGTGTTGCAAGATGAACAtccaaaatgtgaaatgtggaTCTTCTGACCTCTTTACTTTGTTTCAATATGGTCTTTTATGTCAGATGCACTAGCAAATCTAGTTGGCCAGCAGAATGCTCGCTATGGGATCATCAAGATCTTCAATGCCCTGCAGGAGGCTAGTGCCAACAAACATCTTCTCTATGTAAGAACAACACAACATATCAAACATAATTTCTGTCATAAAACCAGATCTCATAGAATCAATTATATATGTTACTACAGTTACaaacatatttgttttgtctcactGTCTTTGTTAGGTGCTGATGGAAATGTTACTCAAGGAACTGTGTCCCGAACTCAGCGCAGAGGTGGACAACATCTGAAGATGCACatacatttaacacacacacactctatggGTGGGACTAAGTATCTGCTGGTTCATCTTTTAGGCCTTTCTTTACCTGACCAATCATAAACTGCCAAGCTAGACAGGGAGATGGCCTTTTGGTTGAACCTCAGACAGAAAGCAGCTGTGTTGGTCAGAGCTGAGACGCATGCTGATTCTGTTGGTAGAACTTTGCTGTGAAATGATGAAAAGCTGGGTTGACACCAGACTGGAAGGAGCTGAAGTTTGACTTTGTTGTGGTGCAGATCTAAACTTGCCCATCTGAACGGGGAGAAACCACGTGGAGTATTCCCATTCAGACTGTCTAACTGGAGACATCACATTTGTACTACATTCCCACGTGaacaaattgtatttttgacattatGTGACCCACTATcgctttcttttttcattagcACTGAAACATCAGATCTGTACCACAACCGTTTGAAATTAGATCTTTGGTGTAAATCATGATGGTCTATAGATTACAAAGCAGAGTAACAATTTGTGAAAGTAAAACAACTTCATTGTTTGGTCATCATTTACTAGCTGATGATCTATAGACCTTGATTAAATGCAACAAAGACAGTTGAAGTTCAGATTTTCTGTTGCTTGTTACTCCAAAGGCAACCGATGTGTGCGATTGCCCACGGACCTCTGAACATTCCTCCTACACACAACCTGAGCAACAACACTTGTTCTGTTCTGTGATTCTTGTTACGGCTTATAATTGTGCAATATAATGTCATGTAAAAGTCattgtgatgattttatttatgataATTATtgatagattttatttttaccaaAAATTGTTTAGAAAGCGTTTATATAAGCAATAAATTGCAAAAAAAGAAGTTGatgtggcatttttttttatttctttcaatGGTCTTTGAAAATACAAGATCTAGAATTAAATATTATGTTGACACAGGTTGCACTCACTGATGcagaaaacactgaactgtATTAAATCTAGTCATAAATTACTTTCAATAAGTTTAAATGATTTGATTACATCTCACTTTAATATGAAGATGATGTCTGAGAGGGAGGCAGTTCAGTTAAATTTATTCAGTGATTTGAAGTTGATTGAGTTTTTTATATTAAGTTAAAAGGAATTAATAAACTTGAGCTTCATAAGTGTTTTGCACAGATACACAGAAACTCTCCTaaattaatttagtttattGCTCATGAAATTGAGTAAAGCCAGCAGCCCTGAAGACAATACTGCCATTAGCTATTAACTGATTTTCTGAGATAGTCTATTACATTCAGATAACATGGGGGAGTAGAAGACGTTCTTGCTAATAGCATCAACCAAAACCTACTGATTATGGATAAAAAAGGAGCAATCATTACCTAATTTTATAAGTGGTTGAGACATGTCATTTTTTCATCAGAATACTGTGATTGCAAAAGGTTGTGAGCTtgaacaggtttttttttttttttctgggacATGAATGCAACATGTGTTCCCCAAAAGGTTGAGTCtgaaggggggagagagagtgagctaTGCTTCTTTACGTATAGGTGACAACCAGAGCTACAGCTGAGCCGGGGAGGTGTCAAGCTGGAGAGAGTGAAGTCAAAGTCACAATATAGGAAGTGTAGCATTACGCATTCAAAATAAGGTATAGGAGAAAGCCTGGACTACAGAGAACAACAAATCTCCTCTGGTCCtgttaaaactgtttcaatatgttctggaggaagaaaagaatCAACAGATATTCCACCAGGCTACTATGCAGCTGCGCCTGCTatatgtcacatttttaaattggtGATAATTTACAAAAGCTCTCACTATGCGGTTAAATCTTGTGACCTATTCTTCCACTAGGTGAGAGATTGAGCTGTTCCACTGTTgtcaaacatttaatgaaacacAGTCCTGTATGAATTTTTAAGGAAGAAAAAGCCAAAGAGTCAGTTGTGGTTAATGTTTATTACTTGCAAATATCTTTAGGAATATGCACAACCACACGTTATCAGCTGAAGGGATGAGGGGCTTCATCAGAGCTGGTATTTTTGAGGAGGCCTTGTGTCAAAATCTAGAGATTTGGAGGTTAAATAGGGTGCCACAGCTATGTTTTGCACACTGACACCCTGGTAGGAAAATGCCACCATGTATAACAACCAAAGAGCTTTTACCAGCTACGGTGTTAACTTCTCATCTTGGTTCTCACACATGCATCATTTTAGATGATGTGAAAAATGTGGCTTAATGCAGTCAATAGTGtatcattatacacacactacCAGCTGTGAACCAAGGATGATCATAGTGTAAGTCATCATATGACAGCAGAATGATACACTATTGACTGCGTTAAGCCACATTTTTCACATCATCTAAAATGATGCATTACAATATCTGTGTGAATGAAGATGAGAAATTAACACTAAAACATGAGAGTACATCTTACAGAGCAGGTACTAATCACATTTTTACTGAATTGTGAAATACTGATAACTGAGACAAAACGatgacccctaaactgacacaaattagacccccccatttgataagatttttttgcttttagatgttttattacagaaagtgtatgaaacctatgatcaaaatagtttcatACAATAATGacattctgtcattgtcattgacttaa from Thunnus thynnus chromosome 9, fThuThy2.1, whole genome shotgun sequence encodes the following:
- the snx25 gene encoding sorting nexin-25; translation: MPTPSTHTPPTPQAGGSSSTGGAEGPMFATSASSTSSFRFVPAFCLGVVAAVVFQLAWGGLTLTSFFLKLFIYVSFALLCFLAGSFVLLVRKSPLKVSCFDRNRRHSASWLEFFNKLMARFLVPVQESSQSRRVVVSHNVDKALKEVFDYAYRDYILSWYIPLSRDEGQLYSMLSEDWWQMIGQLRSRLADIDLVNVVCYDSIRILHTHFTDLKAASARPDECSRPFPLHPCLVSPDSELAFLRCVARILLLCLLPQKDAKSHTLRCCLTEVITTKVLKPLVEVLSDPDSINRMLLSQLEQREQQAEQQKKAYTYAASYEDFIKLISTSADVNFLKQLRYQIVVEIIHATTISSLPQLKKQKERKGKESAAMKADLLRARDMKRYINQLTVAKKQCEKRIRLLGGPNYENNEEGGADDSDEPQSQKILQFDDIMCNPGYREHFRVYMERVDKRALISFWELVETLKTANKNEVPQIVGEIYQKFFVESREIPVEKFLLKEIQQSLVGNRGTQVFVRLQEQVAETMRERYYPSFLVSDLYDRLIRRDEQHSQSQCSTEEKEEGCQGLDAGEEVCDEGSKGINEQASYAATKLRQLYDKLEYKRQALGSIQNAPKPDKKIVSKLKEEIGAMEREHSELQQHITRTDWWCENLGHWRATITTAEATEEGGETVACYSVSVSLVEGEETVNSRWSVQRKLTEFQMLHRKLTECFPSLKKLQLPSLSKLPFKSIDQKFLDKSKTQLNTFLQRLLTDERLCQSEVLYAFLSPSPEHLKVMSIQKKSSFSLASFLERLPGDFFSHTEEEADDDSDLSDYGDEADGRRDALAEPCFMLIGEIFELRGMFKWVRKTLIALVQVTFGRTINKQIRDTVNWIFCEQMLVCYISVFRDNFWPNGKLAPHVKVRTDTERSETKERAQQKLLDNIPDALANLVGQQNARYGIIKIFNALQEASANKHLLYVLMEMLLKELCPELSAEVDNI